The Setaria italica strain Yugu1 chromosome IX, Setaria_italica_v2.0, whole genome shotgun sequence genome has a window encoding:
- the LOC101768268 gene encoding probable serine acetyltransferase 2 — protein sequence MTSCGCLVLEKVEDHGGGEAAARGRVVKVAPGAGSGCGGSCAGAWRSRSEAIFPIYVMGSSRASTVAAARGLVDSPGDPIWEAVKSEAKSESEKEPILSSFLYASVLSHDCLERALSFVLANRLEDPTLLATQLIDIFNDVMMNNKDICRSIRLDAQAFKDRDPACAQYSWALLYLKGYQSLQSYRIANVLWNQGRKVLALALQSRISEVFAVDIHPAAKIGEGILLDHGTGLVIGETAVVGNWVSLMQGVTLGGTGKEHGDRHPKIGQGALIGAGATILGNINVGEGAMIAAGSLVLKNVPPHSMAVGNPAKVVGYMEKEDPSLTMKHDARKDYFEHVAIRYSDD from the exons ATGACGTCCTGCGGGTGCCTGGTGCTCGAGAAGGTGGaggaccacggcggcggcgaggcggcggcgcgcgggagggTAGTGAAGGTGGCGCCTGGCGCCGGCTCCGGGTGCGGCGGATCGTGCGCGGGGGCGTGGAGGAGCCGGTCCGAGGCCATTTTCCCCATCTACGTCATGGGGAGCTCGCGGGCGAGcaccgtcgcggcggcgcggggcttAGTCGACTCCCCCGGGGACCCCATATGGGAGGCCGTCAAGTCGGAGGCCAAGTCTGAG TCTGAGAAGGAGCCTATTTTAAGTAGCTTCTTGTACGCCAGTGTGCTGTCTCATGATTGTCTGGAGCGAGCGTTGAGCTTCGTCCTTGCAAACAGGCTTGAAGATCCAACATTGCTTGCTACTCAGCTGATCGATATTTTTAATGATGTTATGATGAATAACAAAGATATATGTCGTTCCATTCGCCTTGATGCTCAG GCCTTCAAAGACAGAGATCCAGCCTGTGCGCAATATAGTTGGGCATTGTTATACCTAAAG GGTTACCAGTCCTTGCAATCCTATAGGATAGCTAATGTATTATGGAACCAGGGACGTAAAGTTTTGGCTTTGGCACTGCAAAGCCGTATTAGTGAG GTCTTTGCTGTGGATATACATCCAG CTGCCAAAATTGGTGAGGGAATATTGTTGGATCATGGAACAGGCCTAGTCATTGGTGAAACTGCTGTAGTTGGAAATTGGGTTTCATTAATGCAG GGTGTTACACTTGGGGGTACAGGCAAGGAACATGGAGACAGGCACCCCAAGATTGGTCAGGGAGCTCTCATTGGAGCTGGTGCTACTATCCTTGGCAACATAAATGTAGGTGAAGGTGCCATGATTGCTGCTGGATCCCTTGTTTTAAAGAATGTGCCTCCCCACAG TATGGCTGTAGGTAATCCCGCAAAGGTGGTTGGTTACATGGAGAAAGAAGATCCTTCTTTAACTATGAAACATG ATGCAAGAAAAGATTATTTTGAGCATGTTGCCATCAGATACTCAGATGATTGA
- the LOC101769350 gene encoding probable acyl-activating enzyme 1, peroxisomal — MRAAAAALALRRLLHQRSSSVRSQLQNQNRSSCYFNPHLDYPNPLARARALLNPSPCRPHGSPSPSPPAVAASLLFSTLSGTEEEAVVLDMEAGTVRCPANYAPLSPISFIERAAAVYGARAAVVYGERRHTWAEARDRCVRVAAALATRFGVARGDVVAVLSPNVPAMYELHFAVPMAGAVLCTFNTRHDAAMVSVLLKHSGAKVFLVESNLLDVGRAALKRLADAESSAALPVLLTISDDAESDDYEDLVTNAPARFDIRWPANELDPISLNYTSGTTSRPKGVVYNHRGAYLNTIATVLAYDITAMPTYLWTVPMFHCNGWNLPWGVAMQGGTNVCLRHFTAKVIFDSIARHGVTHMGGAPTVLNMIANLPAADRKPLPGPVRVMTGGAPPPPRVLFAVEELGFVVYHIYGLTETYGPATVCTWMPEWDALPAEERARLKARQGSHHIAMQDVDVKNPDTMESVPHDGRTLGEVMFRGNTVMSGYYKDLKATQESMAGGWLHSGDLAVRHPDGYIQLRDRAKDIIISGGENISSIEVESVIFSHPAVLEAAVVARPDDHWGETPCAFVKLKDGASATEAEIISFCRERLPHYMAPKTVVFEDLPKTSTGKTQKFVLRDKARAMGSLTKAANSKL; from the exons ATGagagccgccgcggcggccctcGCGCTCCGTAGACTTCTTCACCAGCGCAGCAGCAGCGTGAGGTCGCAGCTGCAGAATCAGAATCGGTCCAGCTGCTACTTTAATCCCCACTTGGATTACCCTAATCCCCTCGCCCGAGCTCGCGCGCTACTAAATCCGTCGCCATGCCGCCCCCACGGGTCGCCTTCGCCCTCGCCCCCGGCCGTGGCGGCGTCCCTCCTATTCTCCACACTCtcggggacggaggaggaggcggtggtgctggacATGGAGGCCGGCACGGTGCGGTGCCCGGCCAACTACGCGCCGCTGTCGCCGATCAGCTTCATcgagcgcgccgcggcggtgtacggggcccgcgccgccgtggtgtacggcgagcggcggcacacgtgggcggaggcgcgggaccgCTGCGTCCGCGTGGCCGCTGCGCTCGCCACCCGATTCGGCGTCGCGCGCGGGGATGTG GTGGCAGTCCTTAGCCCAAACGTGCCGGCGATGTACGAGCTGCACTTCGCCGTGCCCATGGCCGGCGCGGTCCTCTGCACGTTCAACACGCGGCACGACGCGGCCATGGTGTCCGTCCTGCTCAAGCACTCCGGCGCCAAGGTGTTCCTCGTCGAGTCAAACCTCCTCGACGTCGGGAGAGCCGCGCTGAAGCGCCTTGCCGACGCCGAGTCCAGCGCCGCCCTCCCGGTTCTCCTGACCATCTCAGACGACGCCGAGTCCGACGACTACGAGGACCTCGTCACGAACGCCCCCGCGCGGTTCGACATCCGGTGGCCGGCGAACGAGCTGGACCCGATCTCGCTCAACTACACCTCCGGCACGACGTCGCGGCCCAAAGGCGTGGTCTACAACCACCGCGGCGCGTACCTCAACACCATCGCCACGGTGCTCGCGTACGACATCACCGCCATGCCCACGTACCTGTGGACCGTGCCCATGTTCCACTGCAACGGCTGGAACCTCCCGTGGGGCGTCGCCATGCAGGGAGGCACCAACGTCTGCCTCCGCCACTTCACAGCGAAGGTCATCTTCGACAGCATCGCGCGGCACGGGGTGACGCACATGGGCGGCGCGCCGACGGTGCTCAACATGATCGCCAACTTGCCAGCCGCGGACCGCAAGCCGCTGCCGGGGCCCGTCCGCGTCAtgaccggcggcgcgccgccgccgccgcgcgtcctGTTCGCGGTGGAGGAGCTCGGCTTCGTGGTGTACCACATCTACGGCCTCACGGAGACGTACGGCCCGGCGACCGTGTGCACGTGGATGCCGGAGTGGGACGCGCTgccggcggaggagcgggccCGGCTGAAGGCGCGGCAGGGATCCCACCACATCGCGATGCAGGACGTCGACGTCAAGAACCCGGACACGATGGAGAGCGTGCCGCACGACGGCCGGACGCTGGGCGAGGTGATGTTCCGAGGCAACACCGTGATGAGCGGGTACTACAAGGACCTCAAGGCCACGCAAGAATCGATGGCCGGCGGGTGGCTGCACTCCGGGGACCTCGCCGTGCGGCATCCGGACGGGTACATCCAGCTCAGGGACCGGGCCAAGGACATCATCATATCGGGCGGCGAGAACATCAGCTCCATCGAGGTGGAGTCGGTGATCTTCAGCCACCCGGCGGTGCTCGAGGCGGCGGTCGTGGCGAGGCCAGACGACCACTGGGGCGAGACGCCGTGCGCGTTTGTCAAGCTGAAGGACGGCGCCAGTGCCACGGAAGCCGAGATCATTAGCTTCTGCCGGGAGAGGCTGCCCCATTACATGGCGCCGAAGACGGTGGTGTTTGAGGATTTGCCCAAGACGTCGACGGGGAAAACTCAAAAATTTGTTCTCCGGGACAAGGCCCGGGCTATGGGCAGCCTGACAAAGGCTGCCAATAGCAAACTTTAA
- the LOC101770838 gene encoding probable acyl-activating enzyme 1, peroxisomal isoform X2, producing MDGSKWCDANYVPLTPLSFLESTALVYGGRTAIVCGDRQFSWRETRERCLAGASALAHLGVGRRDVVSHRSLTSCCPFLILLLSFPSAAPCAACQVAVIASNTPAMYELHFSVPMTSGVLCTLNTRHDAAMVSVLLKHSDAKVFLVETQFLAVAHDALRLLADASANLPLVITISDMDGGGMDYEALLRSAPRGFEIRWPADERDPISLNYTSGTTSRPKGVIYSHRGAFLNTLATLLINDVVTMPVYLWTVPMFHCNGWCMVWGTAAKGGTSICIGSVSPKVIFEKIVRHGVTNMGGAPTVLNMIVNAPASERKPLPRRVRISTGGAPPPPQVLAKMDELGFEVVHGYGLTETYGAATVCAWKPEWDALPPAERARIKALQGVPHNMLHEIAIKDPVTMETLPSDGRAVGEVMLRGNTVMSGYFKDAAATEEAMRGGWLRTGDLGVRHPDGYLQLKDRSKDIIISGGENISSIEVESVLFGHPAVLDAAVVARPDDHWGETPCAFVTLKDGARATAEDIIEFCRARLPRFMAPRTVVFSDLPKTSTGKTQKYLLREKARGMGSLRKPDRSRL from the exons ATGGATGGATCCAAGTGGTGCGATGCCAACTACGTGCCGCTCACGCCGCTGAGCTTCTTGGAGAGCACCGCGCTCGTGTACGGTGGCCGGACGGCCATTGTCTGCGGCGACAGGCAGTTCTCGTGGCGCGAGACGCGAGAGCGGTGCCTCGCCGGGGCGTCCGCGCTCGCGCATCTCGGCGTCGGCCGCCGTGACGTGGTAAGTCACCGGAGCTTGACGAGTTGCTGTCCttttcttattcttcttctttcctttccaT CTGCTGCTCCGTGTGCTGCGTGCCAGGTCGCGGTCATCGCCTCGAACACGCCGGCGATGTACGAGCTCCATTTCAGCGTGCCCATGACCAGCGGCGTCCTCTGCACGCTGAACACCCGGCACGACGCCGCCATGGTGTCTGTCCTACTGAAACACTCGGACGCCAAGGTGTTCCTCGTCGAGACGCagttcctcgccgtcgcccacgACGCACTGAGGCTCCTTGCTGACGCCAGTGCCAACCTTCCCCTCGTCATCACCATCTCGGacatggacggcggcggcatggacTACGAAGCTCTTCTGCGGAGCGCGCCGCGCGGCTTCGAGATCCGGTGGCCGGCCGACGAGCGCGACCCGATATCGCTGAACTACACGTCGGGGACGACGTCGAGGCCCAAGGGCGTCATCTACAGCCACCGCGGCGCGTTCCTGAACACGCTGGCCACGTTACTCATCAACGACGTAGTGACCATGCCGGTGTACCTCTGGACCGTGCCCATGTTCCACTGCAACGGCTGGTGCATGGTGTGGGGCACCGCGGCGAAGGGAGGCACGAGCATCTGCATCGGGAGCGTGTCGCCCAAGGTCATCTTCGAGAAGATCGTGCGACACGGGGTGACCAACATGGGCGGCGCGCCGACGGTGCTCAACATGATCGTGAACGCGCCGGCGTCGGAGCGGAAGCCGCTGCCGAGGAGGGTCAGAATCTCgacgggcggcgcgccgccaccgccgcaggtCCTGGCCAAGATGGACGAGCTGGGGTTCgaggtcgtgcacgggtacggCCTCACGGAGACGTACGGGGCGGCGACGGTGTGCGCGTGGAAGCCCGAGTGGGAcgcgctgccgcccgccgaGCGCGCCCGGATCAAGGCGCTGCAGGGCGTCCCCCACAACATGCTCCATGAGATCGCCATCAAGGATCCGGTCACCATGGAGACCTTGCCCTCCGACGGGCGCGCCGTCGGCGAGGTCATGCTCCGCGGGAACACGGTCATGAGCGGGTACTTCAAGGACGCGGCCGCCACGGAGGAGGCCATGCGCGGCGGGTGGCTGCGCACGGGCGACCTCGGCGTGCGGCACCCGGACGGGTACCTCCAGCTCAAGGACAGGTCCAAGGACATCATCATATCGGGCGGCGAGAACATAAGCTCCATCGAGGTGGAGTCGGTGCTGTTCGGGCACCCCGCGGTGCTCGACGCCGCGGTGGTCGCGAGGCCGGACGACCACTGGGGCGAGACGCCGTGCGCGTTCGTCACGCTCAAGGACGGGGCGAGAGCCACCGCGGAGGACATCATCGAGTTCTGCCGGGCACGGCTGCCGCGCTTCATGGCGCCGCGGACGGTGGTGTTCAGCGACCTCCCCAAGACTTCGACCGGGAAGACGCAGAAATATCTGCTCCGGGAGAAGGCGAGGGGCATGGGAAGCTTGCGAAAGCCAGACAGAAGCAGACTCTAG
- the LOC101770838 gene encoding probable acyl-activating enzyme 1, peroxisomal isoform X1, protein MDGSKWCDANYVPLTPLSFLESTALVYGGRTAIVCGDRQFSWRETRERCLAGASALAHLGVGRRDVVAVIASNTPAMYELHFSVPMTSGVLCTLNTRHDAAMVSVLLKHSDAKVFLVETQFLAVAHDALRLLADASANLPLVITISDMDGGGMDYEALLRSAPRGFEIRWPADERDPISLNYTSGTTSRPKGVIYSHRGAFLNTLATLLINDVVTMPVYLWTVPMFHCNGWCMVWGTAAKGGTSICIGSVSPKVIFEKIVRHGVTNMGGAPTVLNMIVNAPASERKPLPRRVRISTGGAPPPPQVLAKMDELGFEVVHGYGLTETYGAATVCAWKPEWDALPPAERARIKALQGVPHNMLHEIAIKDPVTMETLPSDGRAVGEVMLRGNTVMSGYFKDAAATEEAMRGGWLRTGDLGVRHPDGYLQLKDRSKDIIISGGENISSIEVESVLFGHPAVLDAAVVARPDDHWGETPCAFVTLKDGARATAEDIIEFCRARLPRFMAPRTVVFSDLPKTSTGKTQKYLLREKARGMGSLRKPDRSRL, encoded by the exons ATGGATGGATCCAAGTGGTGCGATGCCAACTACGTGCCGCTCACGCCGCTGAGCTTCTTGGAGAGCACCGCGCTCGTGTACGGTGGCCGGACGGCCATTGTCTGCGGCGACAGGCAGTTCTCGTGGCGCGAGACGCGAGAGCGGTGCCTCGCCGGGGCGTCCGCGCTCGCGCATCTCGGCGTCGGCCGCCGTGACGTG GTCGCGGTCATCGCCTCGAACACGCCGGCGATGTACGAGCTCCATTTCAGCGTGCCCATGACCAGCGGCGTCCTCTGCACGCTGAACACCCGGCACGACGCCGCCATGGTGTCTGTCCTACTGAAACACTCGGACGCCAAGGTGTTCCTCGTCGAGACGCagttcctcgccgtcgcccacgACGCACTGAGGCTCCTTGCTGACGCCAGTGCCAACCTTCCCCTCGTCATCACCATCTCGGacatggacggcggcggcatggacTACGAAGCTCTTCTGCGGAGCGCGCCGCGCGGCTTCGAGATCCGGTGGCCGGCCGACGAGCGCGACCCGATATCGCTGAACTACACGTCGGGGACGACGTCGAGGCCCAAGGGCGTCATCTACAGCCACCGCGGCGCGTTCCTGAACACGCTGGCCACGTTACTCATCAACGACGTAGTGACCATGCCGGTGTACCTCTGGACCGTGCCCATGTTCCACTGCAACGGCTGGTGCATGGTGTGGGGCACCGCGGCGAAGGGAGGCACGAGCATCTGCATCGGGAGCGTGTCGCCCAAGGTCATCTTCGAGAAGATCGTGCGACACGGGGTGACCAACATGGGCGGCGCGCCGACGGTGCTCAACATGATCGTGAACGCGCCGGCGTCGGAGCGGAAGCCGCTGCCGAGGAGGGTCAGAATCTCgacgggcggcgcgccgccaccgccgcaggtCCTGGCCAAGATGGACGAGCTGGGGTTCgaggtcgtgcacgggtacggCCTCACGGAGACGTACGGGGCGGCGACGGTGTGCGCGTGGAAGCCCGAGTGGGAcgcgctgccgcccgccgaGCGCGCCCGGATCAAGGCGCTGCAGGGCGTCCCCCACAACATGCTCCATGAGATCGCCATCAAGGATCCGGTCACCATGGAGACCTTGCCCTCCGACGGGCGCGCCGTCGGCGAGGTCATGCTCCGCGGGAACACGGTCATGAGCGGGTACTTCAAGGACGCGGCCGCCACGGAGGAGGCCATGCGCGGCGGGTGGCTGCGCACGGGCGACCTCGGCGTGCGGCACCCGGACGGGTACCTCCAGCTCAAGGACAGGTCCAAGGACATCATCATATCGGGCGGCGAGAACATAAGCTCCATCGAGGTGGAGTCGGTGCTGTTCGGGCACCCCGCGGTGCTCGACGCCGCGGTGGTCGCGAGGCCGGACGACCACTGGGGCGAGACGCCGTGCGCGTTCGTCACGCTCAAGGACGGGGCGAGAGCCACCGCGGAGGACATCATCGAGTTCTGCCGGGCACGGCTGCCGCGCTTCATGGCGCCGCGGACGGTGGTGTTCAGCGACCTCCCCAAGACTTCGACCGGGAAGACGCAGAAATATCTGCTCCGGGAGAAGGCGAGGGGCATGGGAAGCTTGCGAAAGCCAGACAGAAGCAGACTCTAG